One window of Curtobacterium sp. 458 genomic DNA carries:
- a CDS encoding NAGSA dehydrogenase family protein yields MSVSVAVAGASGYAGGELLRVLSAHPEFDVRTVTAFSNAGLPLIATQPHLRSLAHLTLAETTAENLRGHDVVFLALPHGQSGAITAELDDDTLVVDCGADHRLTDPAAWEAFYGGDWFGAWTYGLPELLHAAPAPGSAEEWRDEDDIASQGRQRTELAGTKRIAVPGCNVTAVTLGIQPGIQAGLVESDDIVAVLAVGPSGAGKKLATTYLGSEIMGSASAYQVGGKHRHIPEIQQNLQVAGASDVTISFTPVLVPMSRGILATTTAKLAPGVSARDVRLAWEQAYADEPFVHLLPEGEFPRVADTIGANTCLVGIAVDEAAGRVVAVSALDNLAKGTAGAAVQSTNIALGFPETLGLSVDGVAP; encoded by the coding sequence ATGTCCGTATCCGTCGCCGTGGCGGGAGCCTCCGGCTACGCGGGCGGTGAGCTCCTGCGCGTGCTCTCCGCCCATCCCGAGTTCGACGTCAGGACGGTGACCGCGTTCTCGAACGCCGGACTGCCGCTCATCGCCACGCAGCCGCACCTGCGCTCGCTGGCGCACCTGACGCTCGCGGAGACGACGGCCGAGAACCTCCGCGGACACGACGTGGTGTTCCTCGCCCTGCCACACGGGCAGTCCGGGGCGATCACCGCCGAGCTCGACGACGACACCCTCGTCGTCGACTGCGGCGCTGACCACCGGCTGACGGACCCGGCGGCGTGGGAGGCCTTCTACGGCGGCGACTGGTTCGGTGCGTGGACGTACGGGCTCCCGGAACTCCTGCACGCGGCACCCGCGCCCGGCTCCGCGGAGGAGTGGCGCGACGAGGACGACATCGCCTCCCAGGGCCGGCAGCGCACGGAACTGGCCGGCACGAAGCGGATCGCGGTCCCGGGGTGCAACGTCACCGCAGTGACGCTCGGGATCCAGCCGGGCATCCAGGCCGGGCTCGTCGAGTCGGACGACATCGTCGCGGTGCTCGCCGTCGGGCCGAGCGGTGCCGGCAAGAAGCTCGCGACGACGTACCTCGGCTCCGAGATCATGGGCTCCGCGAGCGCCTACCAGGTCGGGGGGAAGCACCGGCACATCCCGGAGATCCAGCAGAACCTGCAGGTCGCCGGCGCCTCGGACGTGACGATCTCGTTCACCCCGGTGCTCGTCCCGATGTCCCGCGGGATCCTCGCGACGACGACGGCGAAGCTCGCGCCCGGGGTCAGTGCCCGTGACGTACGGCTCGCGTGGGAGCAGGCGTACGCCGACGAGCCGTTCGTGCACCTCCTGCCCGAGGGCGAGTTCCCGCGGGTCGCCGACACGATCGGGGCGAACACGTGCCTCGTCGGCATCGCCGTCGACGAAGCAGCCGGTCGCGTCGTCGCGGTGAGCGCGCTCGACAACCTCGCGAAGGGCACCGCCGGGGCAGCGGTCCAGTCCACCAACATCGCCCTGGGCTTCCCCGAGACCCTCGGCCTCAGCGTGGACGGAGTCGCACCGTGA
- the argJ gene encoding bifunctional glutamate N-acetyltransferase/amino-acid acetyltransferase ArgJ, producing the protein MTDANQHDAGQPVGTEPGLQAGSSGQGVTAAAGFRAAGVTAGLKASGKPDVALVVNDGPEAAVAAVFTSNRAQAHPVIWSRQVVGDGVARAVVLNSGGANCFTGPFGFQTTHLTAEAVAGSLGLGAGDVVVCSTGLIGVGDQTFRDNVLKGVDLASAALSPTGGHDAATAIMTTDTKPKQSVVTEDGWTVGGMAKGAGMLAPGLATMLVVITTDALLPADELDQALRAATRVTFDRVDSDGCMSTNDTVVLMSSGASGTTPEVGDFQEALTAVCADLAKQLQQDAEGASHDIAIEVVGAASEDDAVTVGRSVARNNLFKAAVFGNDPNWGRVLAAIGTTDADFDPYAVDVSMNGVRVCHAGAPDEPSDSVDLIGRETHVLIDLGVGPHAATILTNDLTHDYVHENSAYSS; encoded by the coding sequence GTGACCGACGCGAACCAGCACGACGCAGGTCAGCCTGTCGGAACCGAGCCGGGCCTCCAGGCAGGGTCGTCCGGACAGGGCGTCACCGCGGCCGCGGGCTTCCGCGCCGCCGGCGTGACCGCCGGTCTCAAGGCGAGCGGCAAGCCGGACGTGGCGCTCGTCGTCAACGACGGCCCCGAGGCGGCGGTCGCCGCCGTCTTCACGAGCAACCGCGCCCAGGCGCACCCCGTCATCTGGTCGCGCCAGGTGGTCGGCGACGGTGTCGCCCGGGCGGTCGTCCTCAACTCGGGAGGCGCGAACTGCTTCACGGGTCCGTTCGGCTTCCAGACGACCCACCTCACCGCCGAGGCGGTCGCCGGTTCCCTGGGCCTCGGCGCAGGGGACGTCGTCGTCTGCTCGACCGGCCTCATCGGGGTCGGCGACCAGACCTTCCGTGACAACGTCCTGAAGGGCGTCGACCTCGCGTCCGCGGCGCTGTCCCCGACGGGCGGACACGACGCGGCCACGGCCATCATGACGACCGACACGAAGCCGAAGCAGTCGGTCGTGACCGAGGACGGCTGGACCGTCGGCGGCATGGCGAAGGGCGCCGGGATGCTCGCGCCCGGCCTCGCGACGATGCTCGTCGTCATCACCACGGACGCCCTGCTGCCCGCTGACGAACTCGACCAGGCGCTCCGCGCGGCCACCCGCGTGACCTTCGACCGCGTCGACTCGGACGGCTGCATGTCGACGAACGACACCGTGGTCCTGATGTCCTCCGGGGCGAGCGGGACCACCCCGGAGGTCGGCGACTTCCAAGAGGCGCTGACCGCGGTCTGCGCCGACCTCGCGAAGCAGCTGCAGCAGGACGCCGAGGGCGCGAGCCACGACATCGCGATCGAGGTCGTCGGCGCCGCGAGCGAGGACGACGCCGTCACCGTCGGCCGCAGCGTCGCGCGGAACAACCTCTTCAAGGCTGCCGTGTTCGGCAACGACCCCAACTGGGGCCGGGTGCTCGCGGCCATCGGCACGACCGACGCCGACTTCGACCCGTACGCGGTCGACGTGAGCATGAACGGTGTCCGGGTGTGCCACGCGGGCGCGCCGGACGAGCCGAGCGACTCCGTCGACCTGATCGGCCGGGAGACCCACGTGCTCATCGACCTCGGGGTGGGGCCGCACGCGGCGACGATCCTGACGAACGACCTGACGCACGACTACGTCCACGAGAACAGCGCGTACTCCAGCTGA
- the argB gene encoding acetylglutamate kinase encodes MSDHDLTKEEEHELAAVKAATLIESLPWLKRFSGKVVVVKFGGNAMINEDLKRAFAEDMVYLRYAGLHPVVVHGGGPQISAALKEQGIESEFRGGYRVTTTEAITVVRDVLAGEVNREIVELMNEHGDGLAVGVFGDGGSLFTGEKKGVVVDGEHFDLGHVGDITHVDPSGVLAAIEAGRIPVVSSIAIDDAHPDQALNVNADAAAGALAIALKAAKLMMLTDVPGLYRNWPDRDSVVDLIAVEELRELLPSLESGMIPKMTACLDAVVGGVGGATIIDGRIPHSILLEVFTLRGAGTEVIPDPSRRTENQMTHAEIGRRVASPSIDSSTGQHVASATEKGQQ; translated from the coding sequence ATGAGCGACCACGACCTCACCAAGGAAGAAGAGCACGAGCTCGCCGCCGTCAAGGCCGCGACGCTCATCGAGTCCCTGCCCTGGCTGAAGCGGTTCTCGGGCAAGGTCGTCGTCGTCAAGTTCGGCGGCAACGCGATGATCAACGAGGACCTCAAGCGGGCCTTCGCCGAGGACATGGTGTACCTGCGCTACGCGGGGTTGCACCCGGTCGTCGTGCACGGCGGCGGGCCGCAGATCTCGGCTGCGCTCAAGGAGCAGGGCATCGAGTCCGAGTTCCGCGGCGGGTACCGCGTCACCACCACCGAGGCGATCACCGTCGTCCGTGACGTCCTGGCCGGCGAGGTCAACCGCGAGATCGTCGAGCTCATGAACGAGCACGGCGACGGCCTCGCGGTCGGCGTGTTCGGCGACGGCGGTTCCCTGTTCACGGGCGAGAAGAAGGGCGTCGTCGTCGACGGCGAGCACTTCGACCTCGGCCACGTGGGCGACATCACGCACGTCGACCCGTCCGGCGTCCTCGCCGCGATCGAGGCCGGCCGGATCCCGGTCGTCTCGAGCATCGCGATCGACGACGCCCACCCGGACCAGGCGCTCAACGTGAACGCGGACGCCGCCGCTGGTGCGCTCGCCATCGCACTCAAGGCCGCGAAGCTGATGATGCTCACGGACGTCCCCGGGTTGTACCGGAACTGGCCGGACCGCGACTCCGTCGTCGACCTCATCGCGGTCGAGGAACTCCGCGAGCTCCTGCCGTCGCTCGAGTCGGGGATGATCCCGAAGATGACCGCGTGCCTCGACGCCGTGGTCGGCGGGGTCGGCGGGGCGACGATCATCGACGGCCGCATCCCGCACTCGATCCTGCTCGAGGTCTTCACGCTCCGCGGCGCGGGCACCGAGGTGATCCCGGACCCGAGCCGTCGCACCGAGAACCAGATGACCCACGCCGAGATCGGCCGACGCGTCGCGTCACCGTCGATCGACAGCAGCACCGGCCAGCACGTGGCCAGCGCGACCGAGAAGGGACAGCAGTAG
- a CDS encoding acetylornithine transaminase has translation MSTETQTETWNDRFGASLMRSLTPPKIMLERGEGCRVWDVDGNEYLDFLAGIAVNSLGHAHPALVEAVADQAAKLVHVSNYFATPPQLELAERLKRITGAGDAGRVYFGNSGAEANEAAFKLARLNKGADGSKTRILALKQGFHGRTMGALALTGKPALQQDFLPMVPGVEHVDSNVEALESAFDDHVAALILEPIKGEAGVVDLPEGFLLAARRLTEAHGALLILDEIQTGVGRTGNWFTYQGHGFTPDAITIAKGIAGGFPIGALVTFGWASDLFSAGQHGSTFGGNPLGTRVANAVLEEIERADLVAGAVTKGERIRAGIASIGSPLVQEVRGTGLLIGVGLTGPVGPAVNQAALDRGLIINAPNESSLRIAPPLVVSDAEIDEFVSILGESLAAVAAEQGTADQETPA, from the coding sequence GTGAGCACCGAGACGCAGACCGAGACCTGGAACGACCGGTTCGGGGCGTCGCTCATGCGATCCCTGACCCCGCCGAAGATCATGCTCGAGCGTGGCGAGGGCTGTCGGGTGTGGGACGTCGACGGCAACGAGTACCTCGACTTCCTCGCCGGCATCGCGGTGAACTCGCTCGGGCACGCGCACCCCGCACTCGTGGAGGCCGTCGCCGACCAGGCCGCGAAGCTCGTGCACGTCTCGAACTACTTCGCGACGCCGCCGCAGCTCGAGCTCGCCGAGCGCCTGAAGCGCATCACGGGTGCCGGGGACGCCGGTCGCGTGTACTTCGGCAACTCGGGCGCCGAAGCGAACGAGGCCGCGTTCAAGCTCGCGCGCCTGAACAAGGGCGCGGACGGGAGCAAGACCCGGATCCTCGCACTGAAGCAGGGCTTCCACGGCCGGACCATGGGCGCGCTCGCACTCACCGGCAAGCCCGCGCTGCAGCAGGACTTCCTGCCGATGGTCCCGGGTGTCGAGCACGTCGACTCCAACGTCGAGGCGCTCGAGTCCGCGTTCGACGACCACGTCGCTGCGCTCATCCTCGAGCCGATCAAGGGCGAGGCCGGTGTGGTGGACCTGCCCGAGGGCTTCCTGCTCGCGGCACGCCGCCTGACCGAGGCGCACGGCGCGCTGCTCATCCTCGACGAGATCCAGACCGGTGTCGGTCGCACGGGCAACTGGTTCACCTACCAGGGGCACGGCTTCACCCCCGACGCGATCACCATCGCGAAGGGCATCGCCGGCGGCTTCCCGATCGGCGCCCTCGTCACGTTCGGCTGGGCGTCCGACCTCTTCTCGGCCGGCCAGCACGGTTCGACGTTCGGCGGCAACCCGCTCGGCACCCGTGTCGCGAACGCCGTGCTCGAGGAGATCGAGCGTGCGGACCTCGTCGCCGGTGCGGTGACGAAGGGCGAGCGGATCCGTGCGGGCATCGCGTCGATCGGTTCGCCGCTCGTGCAGGAGGTCCGGGGCACGGGCCTGCTCATCGGCGTCGGGCTGACCGGTCCGGTCGGCCCCGCCGTCAACCAGGCCGCGCTCGACCGTGGCCTCATCATCAACGCCCCGAACGAGTCGAGTCTGCGCATCGCGCCGCCGCTCGTCGTGTCCGACGCCGAGATCGACGAGTTCGTGTCGATCCTCGGAGAGAGCCTGGCCGCCGTCGCGGCCGAGCAGGGCACCGCCGACCAGGAGACCCCCGCATGA
- the argF gene encoding ornithine carbamoyltransferase — protein sequence MTRHFLRDDDLSQAEQSAILDLAAQMKADRWAAKPLAGPQSVAVIFDKSSTRTRVSFHVGISDLGGSPLVITTANSQLGGKETPSDTARVLERMVSAIVWRTYAQSGLEEMADGTRVPVVNALSDDFHPCQLLADLLTIREHRGTLAGQTVAFVGDGASNMAQSYLLAGATAGMHVRVAAPESFAPAASVVSDAEQRAAITGGSVLVVSDPVAAVAGADVVVTDTWVSMGKEDEKQARLDTFAGYRVDDELMAHAADDAVFMHCLPADRGFEVTAEVIDGPRSIIWDEAENRLHAQKALLAWLLAANAAEPAAAANTVEPAAAANTVEPAAAPTN from the coding sequence ATGACCCGCCACTTCCTCCGCGACGACGACCTGAGCCAGGCCGAGCAGTCCGCGATCCTCGACCTCGCGGCGCAGATGAAGGCCGACCGCTGGGCCGCGAAGCCCCTCGCCGGGCCGCAGTCCGTGGCGGTCATCTTCGACAAGTCCTCCACCCGCACGCGTGTGTCGTTCCACGTGGGCATCTCCGACCTCGGCGGCAGCCCGCTCGTCATCACGACGGCGAACAGCCAGCTCGGCGGCAAGGAGACCCCGTCGGACACGGCACGCGTCCTCGAGCGCATGGTGTCCGCGATCGTCTGGCGCACGTACGCCCAGTCGGGTCTCGAGGAGATGGCCGACGGCACCCGTGTCCCCGTGGTGAACGCCCTGTCCGACGACTTCCACCCCTGCCAGCTCCTCGCCGACCTCCTCACCATCCGCGAGCACCGCGGCACGCTCGCGGGCCAGACCGTGGCGTTCGTCGGTGACGGCGCGAGCAACATGGCGCAGTCGTACCTGCTGGCCGGGGCGACCGCGGGCATGCACGTCCGCGTGGCCGCGCCGGAGTCCTTCGCGCCCGCAGCGTCGGTCGTGTCGGACGCCGAGCAGCGCGCCGCGATCACGGGCGGCTCCGTCCTCGTCGTCTCCGACCCGGTCGCTGCCGTCGCCGGTGCAGACGTCGTCGTCACCGACACCTGGGTCTCGATGGGCAAGGAGGACGAGAAGCAGGCGCGCCTCGACACCTTCGCCGGCTACCGCGTGGACGACGAGCTGATGGCGCACGCGGCCGACGACGCCGTGTTCATGCACTGCCTGCCCGCCGACCGTGGCTTCGAGGTCACGGCGGAGGTCATCGACGGCCCGCGCAGCATCATCTGGGACGAGGCGGAGAACCGTCTCCACGCCCAGAAGGCGCTCCTCGCCTGGCTCCTGGCCGCGAACGCGGCCGAACCGGCCGCGGCCGCGAACACGGTCGAACCGGCCGCGGCCGCGAACACGGTCGAACCGGCCGCGGCTCCCACCAACTGA
- a CDS encoding argininosuccinate synthase has product MADRVVLAYSGGLDTSVGIGWLKDATGKDVVALAVDVGQGGEDMDAIRQRALDCGAVESVVVDAKDEFADDYLVPALKANALYQKRYPLVSALSRPLIAKHLALTAKQLGADSVAHGCTGKGNDQVRFEAAVAAIAPDLTSVAPVRDLALTRDKAIVYANEHNLPIEQSKKSPYSVDQNVWGRAVETGFLEDPWNAPIEDLYSYTQDPSVPRDADEVTITFEQGVPVAIDGQRFSVLRIVQELNALAGKHGVGRIDVVEDRLVGIKSREVYEAPAAMALIAAHEELESLTLERDVNRYKRGIESEWADLVYDGLWFGGLKRSLDAFIDHTQQHVSGDIRLQLHGGRATVTGRKSEQSLYDFDLATYDTGDTFDQSLSKGFIELWSLPSKISARRDAAN; this is encoded by the coding sequence ATGGCAGACCGCGTCGTACTGGCGTACTCCGGAGGCCTCGACACCTCCGTCGGCATCGGCTGGCTCAAGGACGCCACCGGCAAGGACGTCGTCGCGCTGGCGGTCGACGTCGGCCAGGGCGGCGAGGACATGGACGCCATCCGTCAGCGCGCGCTCGACTGCGGCGCGGTGGAGTCGGTCGTCGTCGACGCGAAGGACGAGTTCGCCGACGACTACCTCGTGCCCGCCCTCAAGGCGAACGCGCTCTACCAGAAGCGCTACCCGCTCGTGTCCGCGCTGAGCCGCCCGCTCATCGCGAAGCACCTCGCCCTCACCGCGAAGCAGCTCGGTGCCGACAGCGTCGCGCACGGCTGCACCGGCAAGGGCAACGACCAGGTCCGCTTCGAGGCCGCCGTCGCCGCGATCGCGCCCGACCTGACGAGCGTCGCGCCCGTCCGCGACCTCGCGCTCACCCGCGACAAGGCGATCGTCTACGCGAACGAGCACAACCTCCCCATCGAGCAGTCGAAGAAGTCGCCGTACTCGGTCGACCAGAACGTCTGGGGCCGCGCGGTCGAGACCGGCTTCCTCGAGGACCCGTGGAACGCCCCCATCGAGGACCTCTACTCGTACACGCAGGACCCCTCGGTCCCGCGTGACGCCGACGAGGTCACGATCACGTTCGAGCAGGGTGTGCCGGTCGCGATCGACGGCCAGCGCTTCAGCGTCCTCCGCATCGTGCAGGAGCTCAACGCCCTCGCCGGCAAGCACGGCGTCGGCCGCATCGACGTCGTCGAGGACCGCCTCGTCGGCATCAAGTCGCGCGAGGTCTACGAGGCCCCCGCGGCGATGGCCCTCATCGCCGCGCACGAGGAGCTCGAGAGCCTGACCCTCGAGCGCGACGTGAACCGCTACAAGCGCGGCATCGAGTCGGAGTGGGCCGACCTGGTCTACGACGGCCTGTGGTTCGGCGGCCTGAAGCGCAGCCTGGACGCGTTCATCGACCACACCCAGCAGCACGTGTCGGGCGACATCCGCCTGCAGCTGCACGGTGGTCGGGCGACGGTCACGGGCCGGAAGTCGGAGCAGAGCCTCTACGACTTCGACCTCGCGACCTACGACACGGGCGACACGTTCGACCAGTCCCTCTCGAAGGGCTTCATCGAGCTGTGGTCGCTGCCGTCGAAGATCTCGGCCCGGCGCGACGCCGCCAACTAG